A window from Bos mutus isolate GX-2022 chromosome 1, NWIPB_WYAK_1.1, whole genome shotgun sequence encodes these proteins:
- the LOC138986120 gene encoding collagen alpha-1(I) chain-like, whose translation MEDIYLPLTEILKGSEGLRTVSTQDSKALKPFCPRLRKQEAALRPGLQHQVPHHPSVHTHAPLLLLCAQHWRYRHWRSKSINKTPASFVAYTQVSIINLRIRGPSAPSKGYAARVSSPPTSSGRALTRTTSEQAEGPGSASTQPGGPRGGNPAPRPSPAPRPAAGGSPVSPVTRGIVLAEDRGRCSHTGGDREEGRGRSWGKRMRRKRRRRKTPSSPALGRPGKRSGAFSRPPGPGSREASPRHPQPSATFPPLAPASPPGPRPVGRLPARPPFPPRPDPGRAAGRPRAAAPPPKMAGPSLRPTGLGAGPGYRPQGGKPGRRAPGGAAAGHSPGRWRGARAVPSGESLPPASRRRRRCAPAAASAASAAPAASLSAPGAPGSAASEPQPPQVSLPGSRVRTAPGGAGVCVEAGEAAAPLPGKYRSPRTPSPAARRGPRGPARPGAEGGGGGEAGRPVAAASSGGFFFPEVDFVNLTKWRALQSCAARSAGARAAAAAAAAPQPGEPEPPAPESPHGQTDTHSHSHTHTRARTLAHAPLHTHTHTHTHSHTHTGPARSPAAAAAAAAAAPTAAAGTAAQAAAAAAAAPAPPARGVRSPEPDLGRDQQQRRQQSPRIPLPLSPPPPPPHSNGAFYYYSGGKRKGLKKNPTNKMATDRPGHVKDKFGARYACQRRARDSLGGGNGGETAGLRGGKGKRKAGRAGTEAAARPVRERPPLSGPPGRAPPRAPRPRRLRSRERAGACPACAPPALPRRARAAPPAPGWGRGRGGPGSPPAPRVPGAGAAHLHPRGASRRPRLPAGSGCARMDSRAPLAGKDAHGGCGGGGGGGGWGRGRLRASDISGIPDASPRFRDAPAADALLKPWRSIFAAAAPAFRNDGRSHHKHSRLSHGFQTHPSPPIPFRAQPSFPIGMPRKLICSKRSLGQFLKFRFLSLSKA comes from the exons ATCTAAGTCTATAAATAAGACTCCGGCGAGTTTTGTTGCCTACACCCAGGTCTCGATTATTAATTTACGCATCCGCGGCCCTTCGGCACCCTCCAAGGGCTATGCTGCGCGGGTCAGCAGCCCTCCGACGTCGAGCGGCCGGGCTCTCACGCGCACAACTTCCGAGCAGGCCGAGGGCCCGGGCTCCGCGAGCACGCAACCCGGAGGGCCGCGCGGGGGGAACCCTGCTCCCCGACCTTCCCCGGCGCCTCGCCCGGCGGCCGGGGGAAGCCCCGTCTCCCCTGTAACCCGTGGCATTGTCCTTGCGGAGGACCGCGGCCGCTGTTCCCACACTGGTGGGGACCGAGAGGAGGGACgagggaggagctgggggaagaggatgaggaggaagaggaggaggaggaagacaccCTCCTCCCCTGCGCTCGGGCGACCAGGCAAAAGGTCTGGCGCTTTCTCCCGGCCCCCAGGCCCCGGCTCCCGGGAGGCCTCGCCCCGGCACCCCCAGCCCTCCGCAACTTTCCCTCCGCTCGCGCCCGCCTCTCCTCCGGGACCGAGGCCTGTCGGGCGCCTTCCCGCCCGCCCTCCCTTTCCCCCCCGCCCCGACCCCGGGCGGGCGGCCGGCCGACCTCGAGCCGCGGCGCCTCCTCCTAAAATGGCAGGTCCCTCCCTCCGCCCGACCGGCCTCGGCGCGGGCCCCGGCTACAGGCCGCAGGGAGGGAAGCCGGGCCGCCGGGCGCCGGGCGGGGCCGCGGCCGGACACTCACCGGGACGATGGCGGGGCGCTCGCGCCGTTCCCTCCGGTGAGTCTCTGCCGCCGGcttcccgccgccgccgccgctgcgccCCCGCCGCGGCCTCCGCCGCCAGCGCCGCCCCGGCCGCCTCTCTCTCCGCCCCCGGCGCTCCCGGCTCCGCGGCCTCCGAGCCGCAGCCTCCTCAGGTCTCGCTGCCCGGCTCGCGGGTCCGAACTGCGCCCGGTGGGGCGGGGGTGTGTGTGGAGGCCGGGGAGGCGGCAGCCCCCCTCCCCGGCAAATACCGCAGTCCCCGGACCCCGAGCCCCGCGGCGCGGCGGGGGCCgcgcggcccggcccggcccggcgcggagggcggcggcggcggcgaggccGGGCGCCCAGTCGCGGCCGCCAGCAGCGGCGGCTTCTTTTTCCCCGAGGTGGATTTTGTAAATCTCACAAAATGGCGCGCGCTCCAAAGCTGCGCAGCGAGGAGCGCCGGGGcccgagcggcggcggcggcggcggcggctcctcaGCCAGGAGAGCCCGAACCGCCCGCCCCCGAGTCCCCGCACGGACAGAcggacacacactcacactctcacacacacacgcgcgcacgcaCCCTCGCACACGctcccttacacacacacacacacacacacacacactctcacactcacACCGGTCCCGCCCGCtcgccggcggcggcggcggcggcggcggcagcggcaccaacagcagcagcaggaacagcagcacaagcagcggcggcggcggcggcggcgcccgcACCCCCCGCTCGGGGTGTCCGCTCTCCTGAGCCCGACCTGGGCCGCGATCAGCAGCAGCGACGGCAGCAGTCTCCCCGGATCCCCCTGCCGCTCTCGCCGCCGCCACCCCCGCCTCACTCCAATGgggctttttattattattcggGCGGGAAGCgaaagggtttaaaaaaaaacccaaccaacAAAATGGCGACGGACCGACCCG GTCACGTGAAGGATAAATTCGGAGCTCGCTACGCGTGTCAGAGGAGGGCGCGTGATTCGCTCGGGGGAGGGAACGGAGGGGAGACGGCCGGgctgaggggagggaaggggaagaggaaggcagGGCGGGCGGGGACCGAGGCGGCGGCCCGGCCTGTGCGCGAGCGCCCGCCGCTTTCCGGGCCGCCcggccgcgccccgccccgcgctcCGCGCCCGCGCCGACTGCGGTCCCGGGAACGCGCGGGCGCGTGCCCGGCCTGCGCGCCGCCGGCGCTTCCGCGTCGCGCGCGTGCAGCCCCGCCTGcgcctgggtgggggagggggcggggaggaccCGGgtcgccccccgccccccgcgttcctggggctggggctgctcACCTGCATCCCCGGGGAGCGAGCCGTCGGCCGCGCCTGCCCGCGGGCTCAGGCTGCGCTCGGATGGACTCGCGTGCCCCCCTCGCAGGAAAAGATGCCCACGgaggctgcggcggcggcggcggcggcggggggtggggaagaggccGCCTCCGCGCTTCAGACATCTCAGGAATTCCGGACGCTTCGCCCCGGTTCCGGGATGCCCCTGCGGCCGACGCCTTGCTTAAACCCTGGCGCTCGATCTTTGCAGCGGCGGCGCCGGCGTTCAGAAATGACGGACGGAGCCATCataagcactccaggctttcccaCGGATTTCaaacccacccctcaccccccatcCCTTTCAGGGCGCAGCCTTCCTTCCCCATCGGAATGCCCCGAAAATTAATCTGCTCAAAGCGATCACT